The following are from one region of the Anguilla rostrata isolate EN2019 chromosome 7, ASM1855537v3, whole genome shotgun sequence genome:
- the tmem209 gene encoding transmembrane protein 209 isoform X1 — MASTLDMTPAKEGMPSLIDRTMKMRREEQARKVVLAWAVLNISLAGMIYTEMTGELLRRYYNITSWPLWYVELVLACLFSLNALFDFWKYFKYTMAPSTITLTPEQHRLLGLHSSGILATPPQMPEKQETPSPSQPSPLMGQSVLSYSPSWPANTSPKFSPSCVTGYSPSLQSPSPTGSGGSYSSPVTYSSPSSFGKVLSYSPSPGSSPYPSSIGPVEGTSLRARYRTSPSVFSSPGGKEDYVADLKTLEKFLRSEEEKSQRSQLGSPEFVTPSHSPTFWNYSRSMGDYAQSLRKFQYQLACRSQAPSAHKDETDLGSKQAAEEVWARITTSHLVVDRIDGWTAKLRNWINDTILVPLVSELDSVNAQLRRMGCPELQTGEASISSLKQAAVVKASAIPTLNTIVQYLDITPNQEYLSERIKELAHSGCMSSFRWNAGGEWKGRKWDTDLPTDSAILMHVLCTYLDSRLPPHPRYPDGKTFTSQHFSQTPDKPDVSNENLFCIHLSSVNPPHYQLIYQGHVYSLPKGRNNLFHTVLMFLFIIKTKESGMLGRVNLGLSGVNILWIFD, encoded by the exons ATATGACGCCGGCGAAAGAGGGTATGCCCTCGCTCATCGACAGGACGATGAAGATGAGGAGAGAGGAACAAGCGCGGAAAGTAGTGCTCGCCTGGGCTGTACTCAATATTTCTCTCGCTGGAATGATCTACACTGAAAT GACTGGAGAACTGCTTAGACGATATTATAATATCACCTCCTGGCCCCTGTGGTATGTAG AGCTGGTCCTCGCCTGTCTGTTCAGTCTCAACGCCCTGTTCGACTTCTGGAAGTACTTCAAGTACACAATGGCTCCCTCCACCATCACTCTGACCCCCGAACAGCACCGTCTCCTGGGCCTGCACTCTTCCG GCatcctggccacgccccctcagaTGCCGGAAAAGCAGGAGACGCCGTCGCCGTCCCAGCCCTCCCCTCTCATGGGACAGAGCGTGCTCAGTTACAGCCCCTCCTGGCCCGCCAACACCAGCCCCAAATTCTCCCCCAGCTGCGTGACTGGCTacagcccctccctccagagcccctcccccacgggCAGCGGAGGTTCTTACTCCTCCCCCGTCACCTACTCCTCCCCGAGCAGCTTCGGCAAG GTGCTGAGCTACAGTCCCTCTCCCGGGTCCTCGCCCTACCCCAGCAGCATCGGGCCCGTCGAGGGGACGAGCCTGCGGGCCAGGTACCGCACCTCTCCCTCCGTATTCAGCTCCCCCGGTGGTAAGGAGGACTACGTGGCCGACCTCAAGACCCTGGAGAAGTTCCTGCGCTCCGAGGAGGAGAAAAGCCAGCGGAGCCAGCTAG GAAGTCCAGAGTTCGTGACCCCTTCCCACAGTCCCACGTTCTGGAACTACAGCCGGTCGATGGGAGACTACGCTCAGAGCCTGAGGAAGTTCCAGTACCAGCTGGCCTGCCGCTCCCAGGCCCCCTCCGCACACAAAGACGAGACCGACCTGGGCTCCAAGCAGGCAGCGGAGGAG GTATGGGCCCGGATCACAACCAGTCACCTGGTGGTGGATCGCATAGACGGCTGGACCGCCAAGCTGAGAAAC TGGATTAATGACACCATCCTGGTCCCTCTGGTCAGTGAGCTGGACTCTGTGAACGCCCAGCTGAGGAGAATGGGCTGCCCGGAGCTGCAGACTGGGG AGGCCAGCATAAGCAGCCTGAAGCAGGCGGCTGTGGTCAAGGCTTCCGCCATCCCCACTCTGAACACCATCGTGCAGTACCTGGACATCACGCCCAACCAGGAGTACCTCAGCGAACGGATCAAAG AGCTGGCCCACAGCGGCTGCATGAGCTCCTTCCGCTGGAACGCCGGAGGGGAGTGGAAGGGGAGGAAGTGGGACACGGACCTGCCCACCGATTCAGCG atCCTCATGCACGTGCTGTGCACCTACCTGGACTCCCGGCTTCCTCCTCACCCCAGATACCCCGATGGGAAGACCTTCACCTCCCAGCACTTCAGCCAGACACCTGACAAGCCAG ACGTGTCGAACGAGAACCTCTTCTGCATCCACCTGAGCAGCGTTAACCCTCCTCACTACCAGCTGATCTACCAGGGCCACGTGTACAGCCTGCCCAAG GGCAGGAACAATcttttccacactgttctcatgTTTCTCTTCATCATTAAGACCAAGGAGTCGGGGATGCTGGG GAGAGTGAACTTGGGCCTCTCGGGAGTGAACATCCTCTGGATATTTGACTGA
- the tmem209 gene encoding transmembrane protein 209 isoform X2, with translation MTPAKEGMPSLIDRTMKMRREEQARKVVLAWAVLNISLAGMIYTEMTGELLRRYYNITSWPLWYVELVLACLFSLNALFDFWKYFKYTMAPSTITLTPEQHRLLGLHSSGILATPPQMPEKQETPSPSQPSPLMGQSVLSYSPSWPANTSPKFSPSCVTGYSPSLQSPSPTGSGGSYSSPVTYSSPSSFGKVLSYSPSPGSSPYPSSIGPVEGTSLRARYRTSPSVFSSPGGKEDYVADLKTLEKFLRSEEEKSQRSQLGSPEFVTPSHSPTFWNYSRSMGDYAQSLRKFQYQLACRSQAPSAHKDETDLGSKQAAEEVWARITTSHLVVDRIDGWTAKLRNWINDTILVPLVSELDSVNAQLRRMGCPELQTGEASISSLKQAAVVKASAIPTLNTIVQYLDITPNQEYLSERIKELAHSGCMSSFRWNAGGEWKGRKWDTDLPTDSAILMHVLCTYLDSRLPPHPRYPDGKTFTSQHFSQTPDKPDVSNENLFCIHLSSVNPPHYQLIYQGHVYSLPKGRNNLFHTVLMFLFIIKTKESGMLGRVNLGLSGVNILWIFD, from the exons ATGACGCCGGCGAAAGAGGGTATGCCCTCGCTCATCGACAGGACGATGAAGATGAGGAGAGAGGAACAAGCGCGGAAAGTAGTGCTCGCCTGGGCTGTACTCAATATTTCTCTCGCTGGAATGATCTACACTGAAAT GACTGGAGAACTGCTTAGACGATATTATAATATCACCTCCTGGCCCCTGTGGTATGTAG AGCTGGTCCTCGCCTGTCTGTTCAGTCTCAACGCCCTGTTCGACTTCTGGAAGTACTTCAAGTACACAATGGCTCCCTCCACCATCACTCTGACCCCCGAACAGCACCGTCTCCTGGGCCTGCACTCTTCCG GCatcctggccacgccccctcagaTGCCGGAAAAGCAGGAGACGCCGTCGCCGTCCCAGCCCTCCCCTCTCATGGGACAGAGCGTGCTCAGTTACAGCCCCTCCTGGCCCGCCAACACCAGCCCCAAATTCTCCCCCAGCTGCGTGACTGGCTacagcccctccctccagagcccctcccccacgggCAGCGGAGGTTCTTACTCCTCCCCCGTCACCTACTCCTCCCCGAGCAGCTTCGGCAAG GTGCTGAGCTACAGTCCCTCTCCCGGGTCCTCGCCCTACCCCAGCAGCATCGGGCCCGTCGAGGGGACGAGCCTGCGGGCCAGGTACCGCACCTCTCCCTCCGTATTCAGCTCCCCCGGTGGTAAGGAGGACTACGTGGCCGACCTCAAGACCCTGGAGAAGTTCCTGCGCTCCGAGGAGGAGAAAAGCCAGCGGAGCCAGCTAG GAAGTCCAGAGTTCGTGACCCCTTCCCACAGTCCCACGTTCTGGAACTACAGCCGGTCGATGGGAGACTACGCTCAGAGCCTGAGGAAGTTCCAGTACCAGCTGGCCTGCCGCTCCCAGGCCCCCTCCGCACACAAAGACGAGACCGACCTGGGCTCCAAGCAGGCAGCGGAGGAG GTATGGGCCCGGATCACAACCAGTCACCTGGTGGTGGATCGCATAGACGGCTGGACCGCCAAGCTGAGAAAC TGGATTAATGACACCATCCTGGTCCCTCTGGTCAGTGAGCTGGACTCTGTGAACGCCCAGCTGAGGAGAATGGGCTGCCCGGAGCTGCAGACTGGGG AGGCCAGCATAAGCAGCCTGAAGCAGGCGGCTGTGGTCAAGGCTTCCGCCATCCCCACTCTGAACACCATCGTGCAGTACCTGGACATCACGCCCAACCAGGAGTACCTCAGCGAACGGATCAAAG AGCTGGCCCACAGCGGCTGCATGAGCTCCTTCCGCTGGAACGCCGGAGGGGAGTGGAAGGGGAGGAAGTGGGACACGGACCTGCCCACCGATTCAGCG atCCTCATGCACGTGCTGTGCACCTACCTGGACTCCCGGCTTCCTCCTCACCCCAGATACCCCGATGGGAAGACCTTCACCTCCCAGCACTTCAGCCAGACACCTGACAAGCCAG ACGTGTCGAACGAGAACCTCTTCTGCATCCACCTGAGCAGCGTTAACCCTCCTCACTACCAGCTGATCTACCAGGGCCACGTGTACAGCCTGCCCAAG GGCAGGAACAATcttttccacactgttctcatgTTTCTCTTCATCATTAAGACCAAGGAGTCGGGGATGCTGGG GAGAGTGAACTTGGGCCTCTCGGGAGTGAACATCCTCTGGATATTTGACTGA